DNA sequence from the Chryseobacterium indicum genome:
AGAAGAAGAACTTGGCAGAAATAATCCGGCAGCAATAGACCAGACTTTATCTACAATGCCCGGAGTTCAGGTCGATAAAAGAACGAATTTCGGAGGACAGAGACTGGTTGTCCGCGGATACGGAAACGATCAGAAGTTTAATAACTGGGGAGTAAAAGCCTACTGGAACAATATGCCTTTAACCAATGCCGAAGGAATTACCATTCTGGATGACATCGATTTTGCTTATGTAAACAATGTTGAGGTGATCAAAGGACCTGCGGCAACCATGTATGGCGGCGGAGTAGGAGGAGCGGTTCGCTTTTATACCCGTCCGGATTTTACAAAAGGCATTACTATTTCAGAAAACGCTTTAGTTGGTGCTTTTAAAACATTTCAGTCCCGCACTCAGCTCAATGTTGCGGATGAAAACTATTCTGTGAATGCTGCATACGGTCACCTTGAAACCGATGGTTACAGACCTAACGGAAGCGGTCTGAAAAACTTTTTTAATGTAAACGGAACAGTTAAACTCGGAAAAAATGATCAGTTAAGTTTCTTTGGAAGTCAGGCTTATTCTTACGAACATACTTCAGGACAGATTTCTTATGATGATTATTATGCAGGAATCGACAATGGAAATCCGGCTTACATCAGAAAAAATTCAGGAACAAAAATAAAATCCACACGAGTAGGATTAAGCAACTCTGTAAATATTCTTCCGAATTTTAGAAATTACACCACGCTTTTTTATTATAACGGAAATACGGAGAGTGTTTCTGCAGGAGCTTTCGGTGTAACCAGTTCTCCCAATGTAGGATTACGTTCCACATTTACCCTGAAAAATGAATTCAAAGATTTCGAAAACAGATTGGATTTCGGAACGGAGATTCAGAATTCCATGTCTACGACTTCAAGCTACCGTTTTACAGGATCTATCACAAATCCATTAGAAACTACAGGCATTTCAGGAGCATCTTATTTTAAATACAACAACAATCAGGCGACCTATTTTGCAATAGATTATCTAACGTACAAACCTTGGGGATTGACATTTCTTGCGGGATTAAGTGCAAACAGAACCAATTACGACAGAAAAGACTTGTTTGCAGTTCCGGGTTTAATTACGGGGAAGAAAGACCAATCATTTACCAAGCAGTACGAAACAGCTTACACTCCGCACTTTGCACTACAGAAAGAGTGGAAAAATCAGATTTTTAATCTAAGCTACAGTGAAGGATACAACGCTCCGACAGCTACGGCTTCTTTTATTAATTTTACGAATACCGCAAATAACGATTTGCAACCTGAACGTGCTAAAATGCTAGATTTCAGTGTACACGGATTATTATTGGATACCAAGCTTGATTATCAGGTTTCTGTTTTCAGAATCGATTACTCAAATAAATTAACACAGCTTACCATACCAAATTCCAATAATCAGACCTATTGGGCAAATACAGGAAGCCAGAAAAATAATGGTCTCGAAGTGAGCATAGGATATCAGTATAAAAACGATAATTCTTTCATCAACAGAATCGTTCCTTTTGTTAATATGTCTTATTATGATGCTAAATATAAAGATTTTAAAACAAGATTGCTGGGAGCGGATCAAACTTATGACCACAAAACTGTAGTTGGCGTTCCAAGAAATAAATACGCAATTGGTCTGGATTTATATACAAAACCCGGCTTTTATCTCGTAAACACATACAATTATTTAGGAAATGTCTACACAGATTTTGCCAATACCAATCTGGTAAAAGGATTTGGATTGCTTAATTCCAAACTGGGGTATAAAAAATCTTTCGGAAGATTCGATCTTGATGCTTATGTGATGGGAAATAATCTCACCAATCAGATTAATTATACATTTCTGTTCTTAGGAAACAGCATTAATGATTCAGATACAGGAAGTGGCTATCCGAAAGGAGTAGCAACGGATCTTAATCCGGGACCAAGCAAATCCTATTTCTTTTATGGTTTGAACCTTAAATATAGGCTGTAAATTAAAGAAAGCTGTTTCACAAAAGTGGAGCAGCTTTTTTTATAATATTCTTCAATAATTCTCTGCATTAATATGCTGATATTTTTTAAATTTGTTTTTTAGTAGGGATATAAAGATGATCAATAATCCGTTTATTATTAACA
Encoded proteins:
- a CDS encoding TonB-dependent receptor translates to MKKYICIAALLGCTIASAQQSSEIEEVAIQGRKKIKQERAEFKRHAQSVETLSEEELGRNNPAAIDQTLSTMPGVQVDKRTNFGGQRLVVRGYGNDQKFNNWGVKAYWNNMPLTNAEGITILDDIDFAYVNNVEVIKGPAATMYGGGVGGAVRFYTRPDFTKGITISENALVGAFKTFQSRTQLNVADENYSVNAAYGHLETDGYRPNGSGLKNFFNVNGTVKLGKNDQLSFFGSQAYSYEHTSGQISYDDYYAGIDNGNPAYIRKNSGTKIKSTRVGLSNSVNILPNFRNYTTLFYYNGNTESVSAGAFGVTSSPNVGLRSTFTLKNEFKDFENRLDFGTEIQNSMSTTSSYRFTGSITNPLETTGISGASYFKYNNNQATYFAIDYLTYKPWGLTFLAGLSANRTNYDRKDLFAVPGLITGKKDQSFTKQYETAYTPHFALQKEWKNQIFNLSYSEGYNAPTATASFINFTNTANNDLQPERAKMLDFSVHGLLLDTKLDYQVSVFRIDYSNKLTQLTIPNSNNQTYWANTGSQKNNGLEVSIGYQYKNDNSFINRIVPFVNMSYYDAKYKDFKTRLLGADQTYDHKTVVGVPRNKYAIGLDLYTKPGFYLVNTYNYLGNVYTDFANTNLVKGFGLLNSKLGYKKSFGRFDLDAYVMGNNLTNQINYTFLFLGNSINDSDTGSGYPKGVATDLNPGPSKSYFFYGLNLKYRL